The Sphaerospermopsis torques-reginae ITEP-024 genome has a window encoding:
- the acpP gene encoding acyl carrier protein — MSESPTFDRVKKIVVEQLEVDEAKVVPKASFTDDLGADSLDIVELVMALEEEFDLEIPDEAAEKILTVQEVVDYIDNQE, encoded by the coding sequence ATGAGTGAATCACCAACTTTTGACCGGGTTAAAAAAATCGTCGTTGAGCAACTAGAGGTTGATGAAGCAAAAGTAGTGCCAAAAGCCTCGTTTACAGATGATTTAGGGGCTGACTCCCTAGATATCGTGGAACTGGTCATGGCTTTGGAAGAAGAATTTGATCTAGAAATTCCTGATGAAGCCGCCGAAAAGATTTTAACGGTTCAAGAGGTAGTAGACTACATCGACAATCAAGA